A window of Drosophila sulfurigaster albostrigata strain 15112-1811.04 chromosome X, ASM2355843v2, whole genome shotgun sequence genomic DNA:
AAAACTTCAATCAAGAACTTTACATCAACATGAAGGTAATTTAGGGATTAAAGAGTTTGCAAGCCACGAATTTAATCCTTTCATCCTTCTTCCGCAGGTCTTTGTCTGTCTGCTCGCTACCTTGGCCATGGCTAGTGCTGGCCAACGCGGTGGTGCTGGCGGTGGCGGCTACCTGCCTGGCGGTAGCTTCGGCGGTGGCTTCGGCGGTGGCTCTCGCATTGGCGCTGGCCTCGTCTCGCATGTCTCTCAGGCCCATGGCAACACCAAGGTCCACATtggaggcggcggtggcggttcTGGCAGCTATGGCGGCGGTGCTGGTGCCTATGGCGGTGGCGGTGCTGGAGGAGCTGGTGGCTGGCAGGGAGGTGCTGGCGGTGGACGCGGTGCTGGCGGCTGGCAAGGCGCAGGAGCTGGAGGTGCTGGCGGCTATGGCGGCGGCGGTGCTGGTGGCTGGCAAGGAGCTGGCGCTGGCGGTTCTGGCAGCTATGGCGGAGGTGCTGGTGCCTATGGCGGTGGCGGTGCTGGTGGCTGGCAAGGCGGTGCTGGTGCTGGACGCAGTGCTGGTGGCTGGCAGggagctggagctggtgcTGGCGCTAATGCCTGGGGTCCACCGGCCCAGTTCGATTACACTGTGAACCATGGTGGTGCCGGTGCTGGTGGCTCTCGTGGTGGTGCTGGCTGGTGGAACGAttaagtgtagcatactttgtaTGCAAACAgcgaaaatgtaaaatgagcTTGATAACCGAATAAATGATTTGAATCCAAGCGGCAAATGTCTTTTAGCTTTTTTAGCGTTGCCAGATTTGTTTAAAATCGTTGATTAGTGCTTTCAACTAAAGCTTTGCTTAAGCTTTGGCTACTTCCACGGCAGATGGCGCTTATGAGCAGGCTTAAAGTTGAGTGTATTGATTGCACTGTAGAGGGAGCCACACTATtgagataaataaattaaattatattttaattaaaattaaattcattaaatcaACAACTTAACATAAACTTTAAGTGGGCATTAAGTTCGAGTTTGTTTGTCTAAGTATTTCATTACAAATTGCAGCAATCAAGAAACTACAGCAGTGTTCTTTAAAATAGTGGTGCAACAGACGTTAAACTTTATAACGGATTTTATGTTTATCTTCCTTAATGACTTAACTTAAGTatgcatatttcaaatttgtattttttttgtattaaattgtattattgttttgctttataaaaaaaaactattcatTTGATAACTTAGATCTAGAGACATTCGTCgcttaaaaataatagctACCACCACGGTTGctattccaaaaaaaatttgtgttccaaaatttggaaaaaatgtaccaattttagcaaaaacaaacatttttcacgaaagatttttttgtatttcacaaaaatGTACCACACGAAAgatgttttgtatttcacaaattgtgattcacaaTAAATAACTGTTTATGTAGTGGGCCTTACATtggcgcatacatattttctcaattatCCTGTCAATTGGCATCGCAAATCGACTGTATGCGATATTTTCCAGTGTTAGTCGTAgttcaatttctaactgatacaaaatttgtgtatGGTAGAACTGAGctatttgttaaaataatatatgtgaacataaaattttatgaaaaatgtaaatactaaaacagacatattaaaaatgtaccaaaatgtaaaaaagtgagccaatgtaccaacgcataaaaaatgtaccagtTTTGGTACTAAAAGTgaccgctatgtccgctatgtcgtAATATTAATTGCCagttaaaatggaaaatttgaatttgatatttttgcaagACAGAcaagcggacatggcggacatggcggacatagcggacatgacggacatagcggacatggcggacatagcggacatagcggacatagcgctatgtccgctatgtccgcttgTCTGTCTTGAACTTGTCCGCTTGTCTGTCTGAACTGTTAAAGTAATATGTGtgaacaatttaaatactagaACAGGCATagtaaaaatgtaccaaaacgtAAAAGAGTGCTCCGatgtaccaacgcataaaatGTACATAGAATCGAATACACTGTCGATCTGCGATGTTCGTCTTGCTTTCGATGTTCGAAATTCGAAATCCACTGAATGCTCCACGGTTGAAGTCGCCACTTAATGTGAGCACTAGAGCACGCCACAACATGTAGATGGCGCTGTAGTAGTTTAACcggcaagttcgttgcctcAGTCTTTTGATTCGATAGCTCGTTGCGTAACACAACTGTGGTGATGTGAACTAGTGAGGGCGCTGAAGTTTTGCTCGAACTGTAGATGGCGCTTTTATGATTAAGCTGTCAAGCTTGTTGCCTCAGTTATTCGTTTCAATAATAAGTTGTTAATTAGTTAAAGTCGTTGTTAGTTAAAACACTTGCTGTGAAGTCTAGAGGGCGCCAAGAAGTTACTCGTACTATAGATGGCGCTTTAGTTATTTAACcggcaagttcgttgcctaagtcttaaGTAAAACCTGTTCGGCTGGGCATCTCTCGCGATGTTTGCGCCGCATTCAGCTGCGAGTTCATGGTCAGGGTCAATGTCAGCGTTCAGTGCTCGATGCTTGGTGCTTGGTGCGTGGTGTTGGGGCTATCAGTTACAGGCGAAAGTTGAACTGCAGCACGACAGCTGTCAGCTCAGTGTCATAATTGGTATGAGTACAAAAGGATAAGACAGGTTATGAGCAGGAATTGCGAATGAAGCCAAAACTAAGCGATAAATgcgaaacaacaataaagcaaTCAATGggctttgcttttctttgtttgttttgccagttttgttgatttattgaACGCCAATCCACGTGTGTGCGAAgactttgttgttattgttgttgttgttgttgttgttgctatcttTGCATTCAACGTTCGATAGTCAAAGTCGCTTCCGGCGCGGCGCgacgctttgcttttgtttgatttgcttttgtatttgttgtctttATTTTGCGTTTGAGTTTTGTTGTCTCCGTCGTCTCTGTTGtctttgtgttttgtttgttgcctttgcctttgccgtgTGCTTTTCGTCGGCGTCGATTTCGGCGTCGTCGTGTCTCGCTTGAGATGGCCCCGACAGAACCTTGGCAAGGCTATGACTACTACACTACACTATAGAAATACTCGTCTTTATGTGTTTTGCATATTGTgcataaaccaaataaaattacataaacGAATCACCAAAATGTGGTTGtgattttttcttcttcttcgtttttttcttcttcttgtctTCTTCTCTCTGTTGATTTTCAATTGTATTGCTTATgtatgtttaaaatttgttcAACTGGTTTTGACATCTTAAGCTAAATATTTGCCGTATTCCTATAGCATGTTTAACGCTAAGTCAAAGCAAACTCTCGGCCTGATTTGGCATTGAGTGAAGACCAATTATTTCGCCATACATCAAATATCACAATATTGTGACTTGACTTGAGCTAAATCTGTAGATCAAATCACAGCAAATTATCTGAATTGGAATAAGTATTTGAGAAAAAAGagttaatatattattgaatttatttgaaatactattcgttttattatttttacgcatacaacattttcatttattacaaCTATCATAGCACTTGaaacattaatttacaataataattgatttcatttattaattctgccaatgaaaatgcgaaaatcTAAATAAcgattaattgaaaaattaatattcaatggGCTCGGCATCCATTTGCTGTGATATAATTGCACTTAGCACATGGAATAGTTGATGCCAGAAGCTGCTTCTCAATTGAATCCTGATTCTGGTGAATTAATCTGTAATTAACAAGATAGTTTTATGGTGCACGGTGCAGCGGCGGCAACCTTAATTCAATtgccatttcaatttatatgtttTGAATTCCCATGAATTCAACTTTAATCTAACTACTTATGGATATAATACAAATCTACATCGATGATGCTACCAACTactacgtacatatgtatgtatgtaagtatgttttgttatttatgtggACTTTTAATTGCTATGGAAAGTCAGCAAACGGCAGCAGTTTATGCAAATCAGAGATTGTTTTATACTAACTATGTTTGTACACACCGGCGAGTATTCATACGAGTACTCGCACTCATactcgcattcgtattcgtattcgtattcgtattcgtggTTGGACAATGCATGCTTGTAAGAACGAATGTGagcacaatttttaatttatgccacACGGCTGcattaagtattattattactgcGCTGCCCGGctatacaaattgtttatgagTGTCATCAATTCTGCAACCCTATAATGATAATGATCACAACATGCTGCGAGGGTGGCTTCGACTGCTCtgtgtaaaattaaaaatctttttttttattctcctAAATGAATTTCATCGCCTTTAGAGTAATCACCTCCCGATAAAACTTATGACTTATGCCGACGTTTTCAAAAATCCTCGAAACTTGCTAAATCGTCCCATTCCAGTATAGCCATTAGCGCCTTCTTCGATTCAGGTTGTATCTTCTCAATCGACTCGAAACGCAATccttggaaaaaaaaaaagtcaaacgGAGCCAAATTAGAAGAAGTTTGCGTCAACTTTTTAGCGAAGAACGAGTCCAGAAATTGAGCGTTTCCAGCACCAAATGAGATATAACTTTCCGTTGGCCCAAATATGGCCTTTGAAAATGGTTTCCACAGATCCATTTGAAAATCCGATCATATCCGTGAAGTGTCTAACACTCAATCGACGATTTCTGTGCACCAAATACTTCACTTTATTGACTCCCGACTCTCTTTGAAGTCTTTGTACCccttataaacatttttttgcggAATCGTAGAATTACCAAAGACCTTCCGAAACATCCTCAAAGTTATAGCAGCCGAAATTTCATTCCGCAAACAAAATTGGATGGCACTttttaaaaatcgaataatgCACTCTTGGTAAACACAAGCCTAAATATATTACTGATAATGACATTGACATGAAATTTCACCCAGATGTAATAAATAGTCCGGCCAActcaagaaaaaaagaactaGCCCGAAATGAACTTGAGTCCTCACGTTTTGCTCACAATAATACTTCCCATtcttatttctattattacaaattcatagtaaaatattattatattaagtatacgtattgTGTATACGCAAGAATGTGCTCTGCAATCTCAATcaacaaatacttaaaagaatttcacttcaaattaaataagtatattttcattcaaaaGTCTTAAGCAGTTTGCTGCTTGACCCATTAAACTGCCCTCGGAAATGAGACGCTATTTGGATGTGTGAAGATGCGAGTACCGAAATAAAATGCAAGCTAGCATTCACCTCTTTGTATTTAGTCGTTACTTGGGCAAGTTGGGTAATTTGTTTTGCGTTACctcacaattaaatattataatttcaaatggaAGCCTTCAAATTGAAGGCAATGCGATGGGAAACAGATTTTattcgagacgagacgagacgagtaTGCGGCGCCTGTAATGAACGTTATTCTATTGTAACAAAACGTGTTACGACCTGTGAGCCTCAGCCTCAAATTGTACAACTAcagcattttgttttctatcGCGCATCTAATGAACGTGTTTCGCCTGCTGTTCGTGGCGCGTGAGGccccaaaaacagaaacaggtTAAGAATAGATCGAAATAAAGAGACCAAGATCTCCACATTATACTATATCCTAAATAAGATCGTAAAGATAAGaaattttttcgaaaaatgCGCAGCATTTTCCAAGCATCTTCAATGAATTTCTCGGTTATATAAAGTATCTAAAGTATAGTCAGTATGTCATGTTATAAGCATAgctggcaaaattttgaattaaaatattcatttatgcaGATGCcaagcgaaacaaaaaaaaaaaacaaaaatagtcTTGACCAAAAAATGTGATTATCAAAGCGAGTTTCATAAGCAAATGCAGATACTTAGAATcattctataaataattgaacaaGTTCAACATTGTTGAATTTTCGGTGACCttataagcaaacaaacacaagcatAAGAACAATGCAACC
This region includes:
- the LOC133848829 gene encoding uncharacterized protein LOC133848829 — protein: MKVFVCLLATLAMASAGQRGGAGGGGYLPGGSFGGGFGGGSRIGAGLVSHVSQAHGNTKVHIGGGGGGSGSYGGGAGAYGGGGAGGAGGWQGGAGGGRGAGGWQGAGAGGAGGYGGGGAGGWQGAGAGGSGSYGGGAGAYGGGGAGGWQGGAGAGRSAGGWQGAGAGAGANAWGPPAQFDYTVNHGGAGAGGSRGGAGWWND